The following are encoded together in the Acidovorax sp. KKS102 genome:
- a CDS encoding phosphoethanolamine transferase, with the protein MLLSLRRLLPFASASRSEPPTASPAPRPMHPARVVVLVSTWLATACNVPLWQEVAQLPGQGSLRGWGFALAFALIVAAGNGALLSLLAWRWTLKPAVLVLVLMAAFGAYFMLAYGIAIDASMLVNVMQTDVKEAGDLLNLRMLGTVLILAAPPLLWLYRRPVQRLTALRHMAHNGLLLVGSIAVIVVCLLLVFQDFASTMRNHTKLRYLINPLNSVYALGNIATKPLRMDTSKILPLGRDAQLGASYAGQAKPPLLVLVLGETGRSGNFGLNGYERDTTPRLSARKDLVSARNAWSCGTSTAASVPCMYSHLGRTGYEGRSANYESLIDVLHHAGLAVLWVDNQSGCKGVCDRVGETSTSTQKDPALCAGGECLDRVMLKDLDAQIAALPAEQRQRGTVVVMHQMGSHGPAYYKRSAPENKKFGPECTSTALQECQREQVVNAYDNSIVETDHFLDSVLQWLGAQEQHAQTAMIYVADHGESLGENNIYLHGLPYSIAPDVQKHVPWITWLSPAMQARTHLTTGCLQQDLGERRIMHDHYFHSVLGLMDVKTEAYNTELDMFAACRKPAAAG; encoded by the coding sequence ATGCTTTTGTCCCTGCGGCGCCTGCTGCCCTTTGCCTCGGCTTCACGCTCGGAGCCCCCCACCGCCTCCCCTGCCCCCCGCCCCATGCACCCCGCCCGGGTGGTGGTGCTGGTCAGCACCTGGCTGGCCACGGCCTGCAACGTACCGCTGTGGCAAGAAGTGGCCCAGCTGCCCGGCCAGGGCAGCCTGCGCGGCTGGGGCTTTGCGCTGGCGTTTGCGCTCATCGTCGCGGCGGGTAATGGGGCGCTGCTGAGCCTGCTGGCCTGGCGCTGGACGCTCAAGCCCGCCGTGCTGGTGCTGGTGCTGATGGCCGCGTTTGGTGCGTACTTCATGCTGGCCTACGGCATCGCGATCGACGCCAGCATGTTGGTCAACGTGATGCAGACCGACGTAAAGGAGGCTGGCGACCTACTCAACCTGCGCATGCTGGGCACGGTGCTGATCCTGGCGGCGCCGCCGCTGCTGTGGCTGTACCGCCGCCCCGTGCAGCGCCTCACGGCCCTGCGCCATATGGCGCACAACGGGCTGCTGCTGGTGGGTTCCATCGCCGTCATCGTGGTGTGCCTGCTGCTGGTGTTCCAGGACTTTGCATCGACCATGCGCAACCACACCAAGCTGCGCTACCTGATCAACCCGCTCAACAGCGTGTACGCACTGGGCAACATTGCCACCAAGCCCCTGCGCATGGACACCAGCAAGATCCTGCCCCTGGGCCGTGACGCCCAGCTGGGCGCCAGCTACGCTGGCCAGGCCAAGCCCCCGCTGCTGGTGCTGGTGCTGGGCGAGACGGGCCGCAGCGGCAACTTTGGCTTGAACGGCTATGAGCGCGACACCACCCCCCGCCTGTCAGCCCGCAAGGACCTGGTGAGCGCACGCAATGCCTGGTCCTGCGGCACCAGCACCGCCGCGTCGGTGCCCTGCATGTATTCGCACCTGGGCCGCACGGGCTACGAAGGCCGTTCGGCCAACTACGAAAGCCTGATCGACGTGCTGCACCACGCCGGCCTGGCGGTGCTGTGGGTGGACAACCAGTCGGGCTGCAAGGGCGTGTGCGACCGCGTGGGCGAAACCAGCACCAGCACCCAGAAAGACCCGGCGCTCTGCGCTGGCGGAGAGTGCCTGGACCGCGTGATGCTCAAGGACCTGGACGCCCAGATCGCCGCCCTGCCCGCCGAGCAGCGCCAGCGTGGCACCGTGGTGGTGATGCACCAGATGGGCAGCCACGGCCCCGCGTACTACAAGCGCTCCGCGCCCGAGAACAAGAAGTTTGGCCCCGAGTGCACCTCCACCGCGCTGCAGGAATGCCAACGCGAGCAGGTGGTCAACGCCTACGACAACAGCATCGTCGAGACCGACCATTTCCTCGATTCAGTGCTCCAATGGCTGGGAGCGCAGGAACAACATGCCCAGACAGCTATGATTTACGTAGCAGACCATGGCGAGTCGCTGGGCGAGAACAACATCTACCTGCACGGCCTGCCCTACTCCATTGCCCCCGACGTGCAAAAACACGTGCCCTGGATCACCTGGCTGTCACCCGCCATGCAGGCCCGCACCCACCTCACCACGGGCTGCCTGCAGCAAGACCTGGGCGAGCGTCGCATCATGCACGACCATTACTTCCACTCGGTACTGGGCCTGATGGATGTGAAGACCGAGGCGTACAACACCGAGCTGGACATGTTTGCCGCGTGCCGCAAGCCCGCCGCGGCGGGCTGA
- a CDS encoding NAD(P)H-quinone oxidoreductase, with translation MSAPTTALPVTEQPATTPRTMQAIVFDDFGGPEVLVAREIPVPEVRPHDLLVRNASIGVNRADLLHRKGAYGRAYFGDADTMGLEIAGTVVAMGPKVQGFAIGDRVMGIVGGGAYAELSRIDHRMAMPVPAGMDLVAAGAVAEVFVTAHEALFHLARLHAGESVLIHAAAGGVGSAAVQLAHAAGARVFATAGGDKRGAVLGCGADVFIDYRSEDFQAVVAQATQGRGVDVVIDFIGAPYLQRNVRSLADGGRLVSVGLLGGAPGAELPMDVVLYRHLQIYGTVMKSRPSEVKQAMVQRFAQQWLPALAAGVIRPVIDSTFALADAAQAHRRMESGASIGKILLLPQGS, from the coding sequence ATGTCCGCACCCACGACCGCACTGCCTGTGACCGAACAGCCCGCAACCACCCCACGCACCATGCAAGCCATCGTGTTCGATGACTTCGGCGGCCCCGAGGTGCTGGTGGCGCGCGAGATCCCCGTCCCCGAGGTGCGCCCGCACGACCTGCTGGTGCGCAACGCCTCCATCGGCGTCAACCGGGCCGACCTGTTGCACCGCAAGGGGGCCTACGGCCGTGCCTACTTTGGCGATGCCGACACCATGGGGCTGGAGATTGCGGGCACCGTGGTCGCCATGGGGCCCAAGGTGCAGGGCTTTGCCATTGGCGACCGCGTGATGGGCATCGTGGGCGGCGGCGCCTACGCCGAGCTGTCGCGCATCGACCACCGCATGGCCATGCCGGTGCCTGCGGGCATGGACCTGGTGGCCGCTGGCGCCGTGGCCGAGGTGTTTGTGACGGCGCACGAGGCGCTGTTCCACCTGGCGCGCCTGCACGCGGGCGAGTCGGTGCTGATCCATGCCGCAGCGGGCGGCGTGGGTTCAGCCGCGGTGCAACTGGCCCATGCGGCAGGAGCGCGCGTGTTCGCCACAGCGGGTGGCGACAAGCGCGGCGCTGTGCTGGGCTGCGGGGCCGATGTGTTCATCGACTACCGCAGCGAAGACTTTCAGGCGGTGGTGGCGCAGGCCACGCAGGGCCGGGGCGTGGATGTGGTGATCGACTTCATCGGGGCTCCGTACCTGCAGCGCAACGTGCGGTCGCTGGCCGACGGCGGGCGCCTGGTGTCGGTGGGGCTGTTGGGGGGCGCACCGGGTGCGGAGCTGCCCATGGATGTGGTGCTGTACCGTCACCTGCAGATCTATGGCACCGTGATGAAGTCCCGGCCGTCCGAGGTCAAGCAGGCCATGGTGCAACGGTTTGCCCAGCAGTGGCTGCCTGCGCTGGCCGCTGGCGTGATCCGGCCGGTGATCGACAGCACGTTTGCACTGGCCGATGCCGCACAGGCCCATCGGCGCATGGAGTCTGGCGCCAGCATCGGCAAGATCCTGTTGCTGCCCCAAGGGAGCTGA
- a CDS encoding LysR family transcriptional regulator: MNWDDTRIFLALTRAPSLRAAARSLGVDQATVGRRLNALEAELGAKLFLRAKDGYLLTPAGETALVAARRMESAALDLRTRIEGQDTSPGGLVRVTSTDSIAIDLLMPAIERLQQHWPHIRVDLEVSTQLLSLTRRQVDIAFRNVRPEAPDLVVRRVASWPVGLFASAGYVERFGVPVPEDELRGHHLVAYAPYLEHNAFLTMAGVPARQARIALAVRSSLLVRKGVAAGIGLGEMPVWMGEREGLVRIWPERRRANDYEVWQVMHPDLQRTARVRATAEFLSEAFQIG, from the coding sequence ATGAACTGGGACGACACCCGCATCTTTCTCGCCCTGACGCGAGCGCCCTCCTTGCGCGCCGCTGCGCGCAGCCTGGGCGTAGACCAGGCCACCGTCGGGCGGCGGCTGAATGCGCTGGAGGCCGAACTGGGCGCCAAGCTCTTCCTGCGCGCCAAGGACGGCTACCTGCTCACCCCCGCAGGCGAGACAGCGCTGGTCGCCGCCCGCCGCATGGAAAGCGCGGCTCTGGACCTGCGCACCCGCATCGAGGGCCAGGACACCAGCCCCGGCGGCCTGGTGCGCGTGACCAGCACCGACTCCATCGCCATCGACCTGCTCATGCCCGCCATTGAGCGCCTGCAACAGCACTGGCCCCACATCCGCGTGGACCTGGAGGTCTCCACCCAGTTGCTCAGCCTCACCCGCCGACAGGTGGACATCGCGTTCCGCAACGTGCGGCCCGAGGCCCCTGACCTGGTGGTGCGCCGCGTGGCGTCGTGGCCCGTGGGCCTGTTCGCCAGCGCGGGCTATGTCGAGCGTTTTGGCGTGCCGGTGCCCGAGGACGAACTGCGCGGCCACCACCTGGTGGCCTACGCGCCCTACCTGGAGCACAACGCGTTTCTCACCATGGCGGGTGTGCCCGCGCGCCAGGCCCGGATCGCGCTGGCGGTGCGCTCCAGTCTGCTGGTGCGCAAGGGCGTGGCGGCGGGCATTGGGCTGGGCGAGATGCCGGTGTGGATGGGCGAGCGCGAAGGCCTGGTGCGTATCTGGCCCGAGCGCCGCCGGGCGAACGACTACGAGGTCTGGCAGGTGATGCACCCCGACCTGCAACGCACCGCCCGGGTGCGCGCCACCGCAGAGTTTCTGTCCGAGGCGTTCCAGATCGGGTAG
- a CDS encoding GNAT family N-acetyltransferase has protein sequence MSHTIHHQEQDAKGAFYIAHDGQRLAEMTYSRTNATMVIVDHTEVDPSLSGQGVGRALLGALVEWVRTTGTKVVPLCPFAKAQFGKDASIRDVLA, from the coding sequence ATGTCACACACCATTCACCACCAGGAGCAGGACGCCAAGGGCGCGTTCTACATCGCGCACGACGGCCAGCGCCTGGCCGAGATGACCTACAGCCGCACCAACGCCACGATGGTCATCGTGGACCACACCGAGGTGGACCCGTCGCTCAGCGGCCAGGGTGTGGGGCGCGCGTTGCTCGGGGCGCTGGTGGAGTGGGTACGGACAACAGGCACCAAGGTGGTCCCGCTGTGCCCGTTTGCCAAGGCACAGTTCGGCAAGGACGCGTCCATCCGCGACGTGCTGGCCTGA
- a CDS encoding phage integrase, whose translation MDGDVEQHTFFDDLERIVELPTAFAKSKAGRLATESRPVYARRIRELCQYLEYHSVYGQVRVDVALGQLSLFVIEDFYRDLERRGLSSSTVRGYEITVREFCKWLASSHAGYTLKQNLYEGQTFLTKKPSTRLPSLVDVKRVVKLLSAMNFEEHRLLGHFIYDTGLRISEVQRVMKSDIPDPMLYPRDTMYFPLFVSGSKGRGGQVKIRTAIITRAMLSRIHKYHNSKQYLKHYRKLPQ comes from the coding sequence ATGGATGGAGATGTCGAGCAGCACACGTTCTTCGATGACTTGGAACGCATTGTTGAACTGCCGACTGCTTTCGCAAAGTCGAAGGCGGGTCGGCTGGCAACTGAGTCCCGGCCAGTGTACGCACGGCGCATTCGCGAACTCTGTCAGTACCTAGAGTACCACTCCGTGTATGGGCAGGTACGGGTCGACGTGGCCCTTGGGCAGCTCTCACTGTTCGTGATTGAGGACTTCTACCGAGACCTGGAGCGGCGGGGTCTGAGCAGCAGCACGGTGCGTGGTTACGAAATCACCGTCCGTGAATTCTGCAAGTGGCTGGCTAGCAGCCACGCGGGGTACACGCTGAAGCAGAACCTCTACGAAGGTCAAACCTTCCTCACCAAGAAACCGTCGACCCGGCTGCCCAGCCTCGTAGACGTCAAGAGGGTCGTCAAGCTTCTGAGTGCGATGAACTTCGAGGAGCACCGGCTTCTTGGCCACTTCATATACGACACAGGCCTGCGCATCTCTGAGGTGCAGCGAGTCATGAAGTCGGACATCCCTGACCCAATGCTGTACCCACGGGACACCATGTACTTCCCGTTGTTTGTCTCAGGCTCCAAGGGGCGGGGTGGCCAAGTCAAAATTCGGACAGCCATCATCACTCGGGCGATGCTCTCTCGCATCCACAAGTACCACAACAGCAAGCAGTACTTGAAGCATTACCGAAAGCTCCCCCAATAA
- a CDS encoding helix-turn-helix domain-containing protein, protein MSQEALAFEAGLHRTFIAHVERQARNISLDNIERLAMALNVPVEELLRQSGPAYS, encoded by the coding sequence ATGAGCCAGGAAGCGCTTGCCTTTGAAGCTGGCCTACATCGCACCTTCATCGCTCACGTTGAGCGACAAGCGCGAAACATCTCTCTCGACAATATCGAACGCCTTGCCATGGCGCTCAACGTCCCCGTCGAGGAGCTTCTTCGTCAGTCAGGCCCTGCCTACTCGTAG
- a CDS encoding helix-turn-helix domain-containing protein: protein MLVPLTSVRDAGVAIRTMRKRAGIRIDDFALIAGVSKQFMTDLENGKPTVQMGKVLELLKRMAIGVNLDLSDDAVDRYKAELGKVTRLRALKKAPDGQVTADGSKKTSTKETLPTSRQGLTDEEAPRRGR from the coding sequence ATGCTGGTTCCACTCACTTCTGTCCGTGATGCGGGCGTTGCCATTCGCACGATGCGCAAGCGCGCAGGCATACGCATCGACGACTTCGCCCTCATTGCTGGCGTGAGTAAGCAGTTCATGACGGACTTAGAAAACGGTAAGCCCACAGTGCAGATGGGGAAAGTCCTAGAGCTGCTCAAGCGTATGGCAATCGGTGTCAACCTGGACCTGTCTGACGACGCAGTGGACCGGTACAAGGCGGAACTAGGGAAGGTGACGCGCCTGCGCGCCCTCAAAAAGGCACCCGATGGCCAGGTTACTGCTGACGGCTCGAAAAAGACCTCTACGAAGGAGACGCTTCCTACGAGTAGGCAGGGCCTGACTGACGAAGAAGCTCCTCGACGGGGACGTTGA
- a CDS encoding GntR family transcriptional regulator, giving the protein MPFQYFQQLYSEFESVKGSQRDLPTGRLSDPVAYVIRKAILSGVLKPGSSIPERVLAQELNVSRTPVREALFVLQGEGLVHLRHNRTALVAHFSQDDLRRVYSLRGLLEGFSAECAASNPDRSNVPKVEHSLRRYLKLNEQSTPIEQAQADLEFHESILDAAGSQLLYTITRQVLAVTITHRSRYAYTPEQLQEAQTQHESIYSAINKGDYALAKWLMTQHVDKSRSLASMHLSDAGPLASEVNIPKTRARKPRVQLEPS; this is encoded by the coding sequence ATGCCTTTCCAGTACTTCCAACAGCTCTACTCAGAATTCGAATCCGTCAAGGGCTCTCAGCGGGACCTTCCAACCGGTCGCCTCAGCGACCCCGTTGCCTATGTGATTCGTAAGGCAATTTTGTCGGGCGTGCTCAAGCCTGGCAGTAGCATCCCGGAGCGCGTCTTGGCTCAGGAACTCAATGTCAGCAGGACCCCAGTCCGCGAGGCGTTGTTCGTTCTGCAAGGCGAAGGCCTAGTCCATCTGCGACACAACCGTACTGCTTTGGTGGCGCACTTTTCTCAGGACGACTTGCGCCGGGTGTACTCTCTCCGCGGGCTGCTGGAGGGGTTCTCTGCAGAATGTGCGGCCAGCAATCCGGACCGCTCAAACGTGCCCAAGGTGGAACATTCGTTGCGGCGCTATTTGAAATTGAATGAACAGTCCACGCCCATCGAGCAGGCGCAGGCTGACTTGGAGTTTCACGAGTCCATCTTGGATGCGGCCGGCAGTCAGCTGCTCTACACGATTACTCGCCAAGTGCTGGCCGTTACCATCACGCACCGCTCTCGGTACGCCTACACCCCGGAGCAACTGCAAGAGGCGCAGACTCAACACGAGTCCATCTACTCTGCCATCAACAAGGGCGATTACGCTCTAGCGAAGTGGCTCATGACTCAGCACGTAGACAAATCGCGCTCGCTGGCGTCGATGCATCTCTCGGACGCAGGCCCGCTGGCCTCCGAAGTCAACATTCCAAAAACGAGGGCCCGAAAGCCCCGCGTTCAATTGGAACCTAGTTGA